In Acidobacteriota bacterium, a single genomic region encodes these proteins:
- a CDS encoding methionyl-tRNA formyltransferase yields the protein MRIAVFGTPAFAVPTLDALLASEHDVVGVVTQPDRPRGRGQQVSESPVKERARLAGVPVLQPTRLGDEAFLAAFREWRADLGVVAAYGRLLPQALLDIPPRGLINVHASLLPAWRGASPIQRAVLDGDRVAGVTIMRVVLALDAGAMLGRVELPIAPDDTAGTLETRLAVAGAHLLRDVVDRMGQGETVAEEPQDDSKATLAPKIEKQDGLINWTRPAAELDRHVRGMQPWPGAFTFVDGQRVVIREATVDARAAGAAGPGDLIDRDGDAAVFACGDGTALRVRQVQPAGKRVMTAREWLQGRRSPLPIVAGPHA from the coding sequence TTGCGCATCGCGGTCTTCGGCACGCCGGCGTTCGCCGTGCCGACGCTCGACGCCCTGTTGGCCTCCGAGCACGACGTCGTCGGCGTCGTGACCCAGCCCGATCGTCCGCGCGGGCGAGGACAGCAGGTCAGCGAGTCGCCGGTGAAGGAGCGGGCGCGACTGGCGGGCGTGCCGGTGCTGCAGCCAACGCGCCTTGGCGACGAGGCGTTCCTCGCGGCGTTTCGCGAATGGCGTGCCGATCTCGGCGTGGTGGCCGCGTACGGTCGCCTGCTGCCGCAGGCCCTGCTCGACATCCCTCCGCGCGGTCTCATCAACGTCCACGCGTCGCTGCTGCCCGCCTGGCGCGGTGCCTCGCCGATTCAGCGAGCCGTGCTCGACGGCGATCGCGTGGCCGGCGTGACGATCATGCGTGTCGTGCTGGCGCTCGACGCCGGTGCGATGCTGGGGCGCGTCGAACTGCCGATCGCCCCCGACGACACGGCCGGGACGCTCGAAACCCGCCTGGCGGTGGCCGGCGCGCATCTGCTGCGTGACGTGGTCGACAGGATGGGTCAGGGTGAGACGGTCGCCGAGGAACCGCAGGACGATTCGAAGGCGACGCTCGCCCCGAAGATCGAAAAGCAGGATGGACTCATCAACTGGACGCGACCCGCGGCCGAACTGGACCGCCACGTCCGCGGCATGCAGCCGTGGCCGGGCGCGTTCACGTTCGTCGACGGTCAGCGCGTGGTGATCCGCGAAGCCACCGTCGACGCGCGTGCCGCTGGCGCCGCGGGCCCGGGCGACCTCATCGATCGCGACGGCGACGCCGCGGTGTTCGCGTGCGGCGACGGCACGGCACTGCGCGTGCGCCAGGTGCAGCCCGCGGGGAAACGCGTGATGACCGCGCGTGAGTGGCTGCAGGGCCGGCGCAGCCCGCTGCCGATCGTGGCCGGCCCGCACGCATGA
- a CDS encoding 16S rRNA (cytosine(967)-C(5))-methyltransferase RsmB, with the protein MIAPARRAATDVLVAVDAGRHDLPTALAQAHAGLADARDRALLTELATGVQRWRLALDFAIHARTGRQPADLDPEVRTALRLGLYQLWHATRTPASAVVHDGVEIVKRGPRRSASGMVNAVLRRVAREGMPQLPEPPRVPVDDPRWRPQALAYLAIAQSHPAWLVERWLDRFGYDATEAWVRYDNTPADVTVWRTDGANHDDVEGEPTRYVPGGLTLTSGRDAIGLLATGRVYAQDEASAAVGLVAACVARGRVLDACAAPGGKTLAMASRTGADVRFIASDLRARRVTLLAQTLARARQRRVAVLRSDASRLPFDASLDTVLIDAPCSGLGTLRRDPDVRWRRTAADLPALVAVQRALIEEGRRAMRPGGTLIYATCSSEPEENESLIADVLRAHPDLARVDLRHAGLPPTMTPLLTADGALRTWPHAHGLDAFHAVALRVAGKIDD; encoded by the coding sequence ATGATCGCCCCCGCACGGCGAGCGGCCACCGACGTGCTCGTTGCCGTCGACGCCGGACGGCACGATCTGCCGACGGCACTGGCACAGGCACACGCCGGCCTCGCCGACGCGCGCGACAGGGCCCTGCTCACCGAACTCGCCACGGGCGTCCAACGCTGGCGCCTCGCGCTCGACTTCGCCATTCATGCACGCACCGGCAGGCAGCCCGCGGACCTCGATCCCGAGGTGCGCACCGCGCTTCGACTCGGTCTGTATCAGTTGTGGCACGCCACGCGAACGCCGGCGTCGGCGGTGGTCCACGATGGCGTGGAGATCGTGAAGCGCGGTCCGCGCCGGAGTGCGTCGGGGATGGTGAACGCCGTCCTGCGACGCGTGGCACGCGAGGGCATGCCGCAACTCCCCGAGCCGCCACGCGTGCCTGTCGACGATCCGCGCTGGCGACCGCAGGCACTGGCGTACCTCGCCATCGCCCAATCTCATCCCGCGTGGCTCGTGGAACGGTGGCTCGACAGATTCGGGTACGACGCGACCGAGGCGTGGGTCCGCTACGACAACACGCCTGCTGACGTCACGGTCTGGCGCACCGACGGCGCCAACCACGACGACGTCGAGGGCGAGCCGACGCGCTACGTCCCCGGCGGACTCACGCTGACGAGCGGACGCGATGCCATCGGCCTCCTGGCCACGGGCCGTGTCTACGCACAGGACGAGGCGTCGGCGGCTGTCGGCCTCGTCGCGGCCTGCGTGGCACGCGGGCGCGTGCTCGACGCGTGCGCCGCGCCAGGGGGCAAGACGCTTGCCATGGCGTCGCGGACAGGGGCCGACGTCAGATTCATCGCAAGCGACTTGCGCGCAAGACGCGTGACCCTTCTGGCACAGACTCTCGCCCGCGCACGGCAACGCCGCGTGGCCGTGCTGCGGAGTGACGCAAGCCGCCTGCCCTTCGATGCGTCGCTCGATACCGTGCTGATCGATGCACCGTGCTCCGGGCTCGGTACCCTGCGCCGCGACCCCGACGTCCGCTGGCGGCGCACCGCCGCGGACCTGCCGGCGCTCGTCGCCGTGCAGCGCGCGCTCATCGAGGAGGGGCGTCGCGCGATGCGTCCCGGAGGCACGCTCATCTACGCGACATGCTCGAGCGAGCCCGAAGAGAACGAGTCGCTCATCGCCGACGTCCTTCGCGCCCACCCCGACCTCGCGCGCGTGGACCTGCGACACGCCGGACTGCCGCCGACCATGACTCCCCTGCTCACCGCGGATGGTGCGCTGCGAACGTGGCCGCACGCCCACGGACTCGACGCCTTCCATGCCGTCGCGCTGCGCGTCGCGGGTAAGATCGACGACTGA